The Salinibacterium sp. M195 genome includes a window with the following:
- a CDS encoding peptidoglycan-binding protein, with product MKKNQQVAVVPAGTELPGGPDITILHTYDNGDQLVEAPATTVAATESARVIPPRPEAPQSEADRSNIESIIGDADTFALVELAGPPERSVVERLEAAGVALVTFEPPASYLVRGKKSALEAVAALPVVRAVSLPTARSKPRTRMPEAGTKDVWVVLHSSTAEQTLTELRGVAGLSIVGDLEPPAGLYQRISAIADGTSVDSALALPGVAAVEDRVPIRPEDEVADLIVAGMIDAQRRPVGNYLRWLEDRGINGAGVTIGIVDNGVDETHDAFTGRIVAHDGNRRDWHGTFVAGHAAGDFRTERDSNGYLYGVGMAPGADLITQSSSDSSALNCRQTVTTSGILGGANGSVQNNSWGTETMPGGMDYGSAEATFDGLVRDADGASTALTICFSAGNRGSDGLTRPKAAKNVIVTGNSESYRPEFRADKPTAAAEADDPNEMFTGNGASSYGNCLDGRIRPHVCAPGEWTAAANFGMTSSSIEFISAQMTWGGGTSGASPKTAGACALAIDWWASNIGGDAPSPAMLRAMMVNGATDTGFGGPIPNNRQGWGRVNLGAVFDDSVHKLYVDQSIRLASIGEMRQWNLYASDPNKPVKVTLTWTDPPGTVGSGTVDRPAIVNRLRLRLDHSGNTYFGNDFTNGWSRSGSPGDDEGTDNTQNIYLQGGEIVGAFTVTVEALQLAMNCLTNRPTSPQQDFALVVHNAHMNAGTTPVDTTVLVDDASGIPGGDDHWGGDDNDGTNDRDATWGNGSERPSLRRGDRGQDVRDLQELLTALGYDTNGIDGDFGSGTQSALRQFQRDQGLGADGIAGALSWAALENARARVQPPVAGGNGPSGGGSEPAGGGGATPVGGGSEPSGGGGASSGSRIDVTNRPTLRRGDRGVDVRVLQQLLTDLSYDTNGVDGDFGAGTQSAVRRFQSDERLSADGVVGSATWRRLGELSNTSESEGSNSDWSDWDDGSESSPQAEITERSAEPPLVTTELLAAVAAEQSALSQTETADERTVVGPLSGGLAALAESWNSPSDDQGVVRARSALVVVGRGSRFSLRDLVGLRRLAHLGTLFLLSDDRQVLGWLAQRLHVSQGIHYRLTTGQDGAAGAARDAVAEANGRHRAILPTRSNDASSAVAARLDLTELDQYAVVVVRESTRELVVTDPAGKKVTISTRSRAKGVRLQTLNDHEIQLLLDGSVVQLAGSWVIEATPIPDAVATFQATVGGRPLTTMRVGGQVEGDGGPASESGRVSPSLVTVTATSGTLLQTRVSAVSSSESNRERVELRPAIRRLNQLGETAVSAESGGAPAASAPALSGALPAPVERGITDVIVESRGVSAEGHPFQRSHHGDIVSVLSRSEYRRNRGRTVESWELLRGHVREVKYDRAGRVMAMLVRAAAGERVLRVDDETLRRLLSETDLGAREFIFGVDGNIVRSVVSPFEGAA from the coding sequence ATGAAGAAGAACCAGCAAGTAGCTGTGGTGCCCGCAGGTACGGAACTACCTGGCGGGCCCGACATCACGATTTTGCACACGTACGACAACGGGGATCAACTCGTAGAGGCGCCGGCCACAACTGTCGCTGCTACGGAGTCGGCCAGAGTCATACCTCCCCGGCCAGAAGCTCCGCAATCAGAGGCCGACCGATCCAACATTGAGTCGATTATCGGCGACGCTGACACGTTCGCGCTGGTTGAGTTAGCCGGACCGCCAGAGCGGTCTGTGGTCGAACGATTGGAGGCGGCCGGGGTCGCGCTGGTGACATTCGAGCCTCCCGCCAGTTACCTTGTGCGGGGAAAGAAGTCGGCGTTGGAAGCAGTTGCGGCGCTCCCGGTTGTGCGTGCAGTGTCGCTTCCCACTGCGCGGAGCAAGCCTCGCACGCGCATGCCAGAAGCCGGAACCAAAGACGTCTGGGTCGTGTTGCACTCGAGCACCGCGGAGCAGACGTTGACCGAGCTGAGGGGGGTAGCTGGGCTAAGTATCGTGGGCGATCTCGAACCTCCAGCCGGGCTCTACCAACGGATTAGTGCGATAGCAGATGGCACCTCCGTGGACTCGGCACTCGCACTGCCGGGGGTAGCGGCCGTTGAAGATCGTGTACCGATTCGGCCCGAAGATGAGGTTGCTGACCTCATCGTGGCGGGAATGATTGACGCTCAGCGACGTCCGGTCGGCAACTATTTGCGGTGGTTGGAGGACCGCGGGATCAACGGGGCGGGGGTGACCATCGGAATCGTGGATAACGGTGTCGACGAGACTCACGACGCCTTTACTGGGCGAATCGTCGCTCACGATGGGAATCGTCGCGACTGGCATGGCACGTTTGTTGCTGGTCATGCTGCCGGTGACTTTCGTACTGAGCGCGATTCGAACGGTTACTTGTACGGAGTGGGGATGGCGCCTGGCGCTGATCTCATCACCCAATCCAGCAGCGACTCATCAGCACTCAACTGTCGCCAGACCGTAACCACCTCGGGAATTTTGGGCGGAGCGAACGGCTCCGTCCAAAACAACTCTTGGGGAACGGAAACCATGCCGGGTGGGATGGACTACGGCTCGGCAGAGGCGACTTTCGATGGTTTGGTGCGCGATGCTGACGGGGCAAGCACTGCACTGACGATTTGTTTTTCCGCGGGCAACAGGGGCAGCGACGGCCTGACCCGACCCAAGGCGGCCAAGAATGTCATTGTGACCGGCAATTCAGAAAGCTATCGCCCCGAATTCCGGGCGGATAAACCGACTGCGGCGGCGGAGGCTGATGACCCTAACGAGATGTTCACCGGCAACGGAGCCTCTAGCTATGGCAACTGTCTAGACGGGAGAATTCGACCCCACGTTTGTGCACCAGGCGAGTGGACGGCAGCGGCGAATTTTGGGATGACTTCGTCATCGATCGAATTCATCAGTGCCCAGATGACGTGGGGTGGTGGCACCTCGGGGGCCTCACCGAAGACCGCCGGAGCATGTGCTCTCGCGATTGATTGGTGGGCCAGCAATATCGGTGGTGATGCTCCCTCGCCGGCCATGTTGCGTGCAATGATGGTGAACGGCGCCACCGACACTGGGTTCGGCGGACCGATCCCCAACAACCGTCAAGGCTGGGGACGTGTGAACCTCGGAGCAGTATTCGACGACTCCGTGCACAAGCTGTACGTCGACCAATCGATTCGGCTGGCCTCGATCGGAGAAATGCGCCAATGGAATCTTTACGCGTCTGACCCCAACAAACCGGTAAAGGTGACTCTGACGTGGACAGATCCACCCGGCACGGTGGGGTCAGGCACCGTTGACCGTCCGGCCATCGTGAACCGATTGCGGCTCCGGCTCGACCACAGCGGTAATACTTACTTTGGCAACGACTTCACCAATGGTTGGTCCCGCTCCGGTTCTCCGGGCGATGATGAAGGTACCGACAACACGCAGAACATTTATCTGCAGGGCGGTGAGATCGTTGGGGCGTTTACCGTGACCGTCGAAGCTCTGCAGCTAGCGATGAACTGCCTCACCAATCGGCCGACGAGTCCACAACAGGATTTCGCTCTCGTGGTGCATAACGCTCATATGAATGCGGGAACCACGCCGGTCGACACTACCGTGCTCGTCGATGACGCGAGTGGCATTCCCGGCGGCGACGACCATTGGGGCGGCGATGACAACGATGGCACAAACGATCGCGACGCTACTTGGGGCAACGGATCGGAACGTCCGTCGCTTCGTCGTGGTGACCGCGGGCAGGATGTGCGCGATTTGCAAGAACTGCTTACGGCGTTGGGGTACGACACCAACGGCATCGATGGCGACTTTGGGAGCGGTACACAATCGGCTCTGCGCCAGTTTCAGCGCGATCAAGGCCTCGGTGCCGACGGGATCGCGGGTGCACTGTCGTGGGCGGCGCTCGAAAACGCTAGGGCGAGGGTGCAGCCCCCTGTGGCAGGGGGAAACGGACCTAGCGGCGGCGGATCGGAGCCCGCTGGCGGCGGAGGAGCCACGCCGGTAGGTGGGGGGTCGGAACCCTCTGGCGGCGGCGGCGCTTCTTCTGGCAGCCGGATCGACGTCACTAACCGCCCGACATTGCGTCGTGGCGACCGGGGAGTAGACGTGCGTGTTCTGCAGCAGTTATTGACCGACCTGAGTTACGACACGAATGGCGTCGACGGTGACTTCGGCGCCGGAACCCAGTCGGCGGTTCGCCGATTCCAAAGCGACGAGCGACTGAGCGCCGACGGTGTCGTAGGTTCTGCGACGTGGCGGCGACTGGGTGAGCTATCCAACACCAGCGAGAGTGAGGGTTCGAATAGCGATTGGAGCGACTGGGACGACGGATCCGAGAGCTCACCGCAAGCCGAGATCACCGAGCGCAGTGCTGAACCGCCGCTGGTGACAACTGAGTTGCTCGCTGCTGTGGCCGCGGAGCAGTCCGCCCTCAGCCAGACTGAGACAGCTGACGAGAGAACTGTCGTGGGCCCTCTGAGCGGTGGGTTGGCCGCGCTTGCGGAGAGCTGGAATTCGCCGAGCGACGATCAGGGTGTCGTGCGTGCGCGTTCAGCTTTGGTGGTGGTTGGTCGCGGTAGTCGCTTTAGTCTGCGCGACCTCGTAGGGCTGCGCCGACTCGCGCATCTGGGAACGCTTTTTCTCCTGAGTGACGATCGGCAAGTCTTGGGCTGGTTGGCCCAGCGGTTGCACGTCAGCCAGGGAATCCACTACCGGCTGACTACCGGTCAAGATGGCGCGGCAGGTGCTGCTCGGGATGCGGTGGCTGAGGCCAACGGTCGCCACCGTGCGATTCTGCCCACACGCTCTAACGACGCCAGCAGCGCGGTGGCCGCCCGCCTTGACCTGACGGAGTTAGATCAGTACGCGGTAGTAGTGGTGAGAGAGTCCACGCGAGAACTGGTGGTGACCGATCCGGCGGGCAAAAAAGTCACGATTAGTACTCGTTCGCGAGCTAAGGGCGTGAGGCTTCAGACCCTGAATGACCATGAGATTCAATTATTGCTTGACGGATCCGTGGTGCAGCTCGCCGGGAGTTGGGTGATTGAGGCCACGCCGATCCCAGACGCCGTTGCGACGTTCCAGGCCACTGTCGGAGGTCGACCGTTGACGACAATGCGAGTTGGCGGCCAAGTCGAGGGTGACGGAGGTCCTGCCAGCGAATCTGGTCGAGTCAGCCCGAGCCTCGTCACCGTGACCGCAACAAGCGGCACGCTACTGCAGACTCGCGTCAGCGCAGTCTCATCTAGCGAGTCCAACCGAGAACGGGTCGAGCTTCGACCAGCTATTCGGCGCCTGAACCAGCTTGGCGAGACCGCGGTCTCCGCGGAGAGTGGTGGAGCGCCAGCAGCCTCCGCGCCGGCGCTTAGCGGCGCGCTCCCTGCTCCTGTCGAGCGAGGGATCACTGACGTAATTGTGGAAAGCCGTGGCGTGTCCGCAGAGGGCCACCCGTTTCAGCGCTCGCACCACGGTGACATTGTCTCGGTGCTGTCACGCAGCGAATACCGTCGAAATCGCGGGCGCACGGTGGAGTCGTGGGAGCTGCTGCGCGGGCACGTGCGTGAGGTGAAATACGACAGGGCGGGGCGTGTCATGGCGATGTTGGTTCGTGCGGCTGCCGGAGAACGTGTACTTCGCGTAGACGACGAAACCCTTCGCCGGCTGCTATCGGAGACAGATCTCGGTGCTCGAGAATTCATTTTTGGTGTAGACGGCAATATTGTGCGCTCCGTAGTAAGCCCGTTCGAGGGGGCAGCATGA
- a CDS encoding sensor histidine kinase, with the protein MLDVAPAERVAAGINRWDVVLAVGLFAGTLLSTVLTRIAGLVDEVADPVITLLWATAITVPLIFRRRQPLLVAIIISVVFIVGATLHVPEVTFSNIALFIAIYSLGVWESRRRVATMARTTIIVVMFVWLSIALFQITTDPDALSGLSRAGAFSPLLAYLLIQFVTNVLYFGAAYYFGERAHVSRLERTALRQRSVELVRERELIAAQAVTIERLRIARELHDVVAHHVSIMGVQAAAARTLISRDPDAASESLKAVETGSRQAIDEMHRLLVALREPDARETDSAAASTLGVHNLHELVAESQAAGLPTRFEEIGDRRAITASTSIALYRIAQEALTNARKHAGPTGTADVRLRWSHESVEIEIGNSGRAPNKRPTTGLGLIGMNERVNAVGGALELRARSRGGYLVRAELPLRTGNFSSTDPFPTSSQRESAGFPS; encoded by the coding sequence ATGCTTGATGTTGCCCCTGCCGAACGTGTTGCCGCCGGCATCAATCGGTGGGACGTAGTTCTTGCCGTTGGCCTTTTCGCCGGAACACTTCTCAGCACCGTTCTCACCCGAATCGCTGGCCTCGTCGACGAGGTTGCCGATCCCGTGATCACGCTGCTCTGGGCAACCGCGATCACAGTACCGTTGATCTTTCGGCGCCGGCAGCCACTTCTAGTCGCGATCATCATTTCTGTGGTGTTCATTGTCGGCGCCACACTGCACGTGCCCGAGGTAACGTTCAGCAACATCGCGCTGTTCATCGCGATCTACTCGCTCGGGGTATGGGAAAGCCGGCGTCGCGTCGCCACGATGGCTCGCACGACGATCATCGTGGTCATGTTCGTCTGGCTGTCGATTGCACTCTTTCAAATCACGACGGATCCCGATGCGCTCAGCGGGTTGTCGCGGGCTGGGGCGTTTTCTCCTCTGCTGGCCTATCTCCTCATCCAGTTTGTGACGAATGTGCTCTACTTTGGGGCTGCATACTACTTCGGAGAGCGGGCCCATGTATCGCGGCTCGAGCGGACAGCATTGCGACAGCGTTCAGTGGAGCTGGTGCGGGAACGTGAATTGATCGCGGCGCAGGCCGTCACTATCGAACGTCTGCGGATCGCTCGCGAGCTGCACGACGTGGTTGCCCACCACGTGTCGATCATGGGGGTGCAAGCTGCGGCAGCACGTACTCTGATTTCACGTGATCCTGACGCCGCGTCCGAATCCCTCAAGGCTGTCGAGACCGGATCCCGCCAAGCAATCGATGAAATGCACCGACTCTTAGTGGCACTTCGCGAGCCTGACGCTCGTGAAACTGACAGCGCAGCAGCCTCCACTTTGGGCGTTCACAATTTGCACGAGCTTGTTGCCGAGAGTCAAGCTGCAGGACTTCCCACGCGCTTCGAAGAGATCGGAGACCGGCGTGCGATAACGGCGTCAACCTCGATCGCGCTCTATCGCATCGCGCAAGAAGCGCTCACCAACGCCCGCAAGCACGCGGGGCCGACTGGCACTGCTGACGTGCGGTTGCGGTGGAGCCACGAGAGCGTCGAGATTGAGATTGGCAACTCTGGCCGCGCTCCGAACAAACGACCTACGACTGGACTGGGGCTCATCGGCATGAATGAACGAGTGAACGCTGTTGGCGGTGCGCTCGAACTTCGTGCTCGCTCGCGGGGCGGCTATCTGGTGCGTGCTGAATTGCCGCTGCGCACGGGCAATTTCTCCAGCACCGATCCCTTCCCCACGTCATCGCAGCGTGAAAGCGCAGGCTTCCCCTCATGA
- a CDS encoding response regulator transcription factor, which yields MSASPIRVLLADDHELVRAGFRVILSAQPDLEIIGEARNGREAVDLAAELHPDVICMDIQMPDLNGIDATRMIVADPEARAAVLILTTFDNEEHLFDALDAGASGFLLKNSSPDDLAAAIRTLASGDALLSPAVTRRVLQRVTRAARQAPRQTDAATTAELTTREREVLVLVAEGLSNAEIASALFVGEATVKTHVSKVLQKLTLRDRIQAIVFAYENGVVVPSSNRD from the coding sequence ATGAGCGCTTCACCAATCCGAGTCCTACTCGCCGACGACCACGAATTAGTGCGCGCCGGCTTTCGCGTGATCCTTAGCGCGCAGCCCGACTTGGAAATAATTGGTGAGGCACGTAACGGTCGCGAAGCCGTCGACCTAGCCGCCGAACTTCATCCCGATGTGATCTGCATGGACATCCAAATGCCCGACCTCAACGGGATTGACGCGACGCGGATGATCGTTGCCGACCCTGAGGCTCGTGCCGCAGTTCTCATCCTCACCACCTTCGACAACGAAGAGCACCTCTTTGACGCTCTCGACGCCGGCGCGAGCGGGTTCCTGCTCAAGAACTCCTCGCCCGACGATTTGGCTGCAGCAATTCGCACCCTCGCCAGTGGCGATGCGCTGCTCTCGCCCGCCGTCACCCGGCGGGTACTTCAACGGGTAACCCGCGCTGCTCGCCAGGCACCCCGTCAGACGGATGCCGCAACGACCGCTGAACTCACCACTCGAGAACGCGAAGTGCTCGTTCTCGTTGCCGAGGGCCTCTCAAACGCCGAAATCGCCAGTGCGCTGTTCGTCGGCGAGGCGACGGTAAAGACCCATGTTTCCAAAGTCCTTCAGAAATTGACGCTGCGTGACCGCATCCAAGCCATTGTCTTCGCCTATGAGAATGGCGTCGTTGTGCCCAGCAGCAACCGGGACTAG
- a CDS encoding ABC transporter ATP-binding protein: MLQLDNITKSFGARPALDGVSFAVRDSRMTGFVGGNGAGKTTTMRILLGVLNSDAGEIHLDGEPLGAEQRRRFGYMPEERGLYPKMKVREQLVYLARLHGFTSAAAGRNADSLLEELGLGERRDSTLESLSLGNQQRAQIAASLVHDPEVLVLDEPFSGLDPLAVDTVVDALKQRAAAGASVLFSSHQLEIVERLCDDLVIIAEGTIRASGEREALRAQHSAPRYAIVCSSDLGWLRAEPDITVVEFDGGHATFDAVEPAAAQRVLRRAVADGDVTSFSPQRASLAQIFREVI, encoded by the coding sequence GTGCTCCAACTCGACAACATCACCAAGAGCTTTGGGGCGCGACCAGCGCTCGACGGAGTGAGCTTTGCCGTGCGTGACAGCCGCATGACCGGGTTCGTCGGAGGAAACGGTGCCGGAAAAACAACCACAATGCGCATCCTGCTTGGCGTTCTCAATTCGGATGCCGGAGAGATCCACCTCGACGGCGAACCGCTCGGCGCAGAACAACGGCGTCGCTTCGGCTACATGCCCGAGGAACGTGGGCTGTACCCAAAGATGAAGGTGCGGGAGCAACTCGTTTATCTCGCCCGACTTCACGGATTCACGTCGGCCGCCGCCGGCCGCAACGCCGACAGTCTGCTTGAGGAGCTTGGTCTCGGCGAGCGTCGTGACTCCACCCTCGAGAGCCTCTCCCTCGGAAACCAACAGCGCGCCCAGATCGCCGCCTCACTCGTGCATGATCCAGAAGTGCTCGTGCTCGACGAGCCATTCTCGGGGCTTGATCCTCTCGCAGTCGATACCGTGGTTGACGCACTCAAGCAGCGAGCGGCAGCCGGCGCATCTGTGCTGTTCTCCTCCCACCAACTCGAAATCGTTGAGCGGCTGTGTGACGACCTCGTAATCATTGCCGAGGGCACTATTCGCGCCTCTGGTGAGCGCGAAGCTCTCCGCGCACAACACTCGGCACCGCGCTATGCGATCGTGTGCAGCAGCGATCTGGGCTGGCTCCGCGCCGAACCAGACATCACCGTGGTCGAGTTTGACGGCGGCCACGCCACCTTCGATGCCGTCGAGCCCGCCGCGGCGCAGCGAGTATTGCGACGCGCTGTCGCCGACGGAGACGTCACGTCATTCAGCCCTCAGCGCGCATCCCTCGCCCAAATTTTTCGAGAGGTCATCTAA
- a CDS encoding ABC transporter permease translates to MNAKTTAHRSPSFTHSVSLVAEREITTRLRSKSFLITTGILLLLVLGGVIAGGIMSKSVSTTPVAVVSSLSSELTNIGGLEITEVENRAEAEALVSEGTVDAAVVPSAEGSTIPVTVIAESEAPSSLMQGLSVSPELVLLDPSDTSFLLSYLAAFGFGIIFFASGMTFGPMIAQSVVEEKQTRIVEILMSAVPVSALMAGKVIGNSLLAFAQIIAIAVLAIVGLSVTGQAELLALLGAPLLWFVGFFIIGFILLAALFAAVGAMVSRQEDLGTTMTPVTMLIMLPYFAIIFLHDNPVALAVMSYVPFSAPVGMPMRLFLGTAVWWEPLISLALLAITAALAILLGARIYNNSLLKVGSRVSWAQAIKG, encoded by the coding sequence ATGAACGCCAAGACCACAGCTCACCGCTCCCCCAGCTTCACCCACTCTGTCTCGCTCGTAGCAGAACGAGAAATTACCACGCGACTGCGTTCCAAAAGCTTCCTCATCACCACCGGCATCCTGCTCCTCCTCGTTCTCGGCGGGGTAATCGCTGGCGGAATCATGTCGAAAAGCGTCTCGACTACGCCGGTCGCCGTTGTCAGTTCGCTGTCGTCTGAGCTGACCAACATCGGCGGGCTCGAGATTACTGAGGTCGAGAACCGTGCAGAGGCTGAAGCCCTCGTTAGCGAAGGAACCGTGGATGCTGCGGTCGTTCCGTCTGCGGAAGGCTCCACGATTCCCGTCACGGTCATCGCTGAAAGCGAAGCACCGTCCTCGCTCATGCAGGGGCTCAGCGTGAGCCCAGAACTTGTATTACTCGATCCGAGCGATACAAGTTTTCTGCTGAGCTACCTCGCTGCCTTCGGCTTCGGTATCATCTTCTTCGCCTCGGGCATGACCTTCGGTCCGATGATCGCTCAGAGCGTTGTTGAAGAAAAGCAGACCCGCATCGTTGAGATTCTTATGTCGGCAGTACCGGTTTCAGCGCTCATGGCCGGAAAGGTCATCGGCAACTCACTACTGGCGTTCGCTCAGATCATCGCGATCGCGGTACTCGCGATTGTGGGCCTTTCCGTCACTGGCCAGGCGGAGCTGCTGGCACTCTTGGGCGCGCCACTGCTCTGGTTTGTCGGGTTCTTCATCATCGGTTTCATCCTTCTCGCAGCCCTATTCGCCGCAGTCGGGGCGATGGTGTCTCGCCAAGAAGATTTGGGAACAACGATGACTCCCGTGACGATGCTCATCATGTTGCCGTACTTCGCGATCATCTTCCTTCACGACAATCCCGTTGCCCTCGCCGTAATGTCGTACGTCCCGTTCTCCGCTCCAGTCGGCATGCCGATGCGCCTCTTCTTGGGGACCGCAGTCTGGTGGGAGCCATTGATCTCCCTCGCACTTCTCGCCATCACGGCCGCGCTCGCCATTCTTCTTGGCGCCCGTATCTACAACAATTCGCTGCTGAAGGTGGGAAGCCGAGTTAGCTGGGCTCAGGCCATCAAAGGCTAG
- a CDS encoding RimK family alpha-L-glutamate ligase: MKLAILSRAPQAYSTIRLQAAAQERGHQVRILNTLRFAIDLTGDEPDLQYRGKLLSDYDAILPRIGNSITYFGTAVVRQFEQMDVYTPNTSSGITNSRDKLRATQILSRHDIAMPATTFVHNRADVEMAIERVGGAPVVIKLLEGTQGIGVILAPDTQVAKAIIETLHSTKQNVLIQSFISESKGRDIRALVVGDRVVAAMRRVAVGDEFRSNVHRGGNVEAVELTPEYHRAAVKAAQIMGLRVAGVDMLEGNEGPLVMEVNSSPGLEGIERATGLDVAGAIIDYIANQVAFPEIDVRQRLSVSTGYGVAEIVVHSDAEFVGKQLGESGLGEKDITVLTLHRGSNVVPNPRRSTVLEANDRLLCFGKLEEMRAMIPARRRRRAKVRKLPPQPVVEG, encoded by the coding sequence ATGAAACTTGCTATTCTCTCGCGCGCCCCGCAGGCGTATTCCACAATTCGACTGCAAGCGGCTGCCCAAGAACGAGGGCATCAGGTCAGGATTCTGAATACCCTGCGCTTCGCTATTGATCTCACGGGCGACGAACCAGACCTGCAGTATCGCGGCAAGTTGCTCTCGGACTACGACGCCATCCTGCCGCGGATTGGCAACTCCATCACCTACTTCGGCACTGCTGTTGTTCGTCAATTTGAGCAGATGGATGTCTACACGCCGAACACCTCGAGCGGGATCACTAATTCGCGCGACAAGTTGCGCGCCACCCAAATTCTTTCTCGTCACGATATCGCCATGCCGGCGACCACCTTTGTGCACAACCGAGCGGATGTCGAGATGGCCATCGAGCGCGTCGGCGGTGCACCCGTCGTCATCAAGTTGCTCGAAGGTACGCAGGGCATCGGCGTGATCTTGGCCCCGGACACCCAAGTGGCGAAGGCGATCATCGAGACGTTGCATTCGACGAAACAGAACGTGTTGATTCAGAGTTTCATTTCTGAGAGCAAGGGCCGCGACATTCGTGCCCTCGTCGTCGGCGACCGCGTTGTGGCGGCAATGCGTCGAGTAGCAGTGGGGGACGAGTTCCGGTCGAACGTGCACCGCGGGGGCAATGTCGAAGCTGTCGAGCTTACGCCTGAGTATCACCGTGCGGCGGTCAAGGCTGCTCAAATCATGGGGTTGCGTGTTGCCGGTGTCGACATGCTCGAAGGCAACGAGGGCCCCCTCGTGATGGAGGTCAATTCGTCACCAGGCCTTGAAGGTATCGAGCGTGCAACGGGGCTGGATGTCGCAGGTGCGATCATCGACTACATCGCCAACCAGGTGGCGTTCCCGGAGATCGATGTGCGCCAACGTCTCAGCGTGTCGACGGGGTATGGCGTCGCCGAAATCGTTGTGCACAGTGACGCGGAATTCGTGGGCAAACAGCTCGGCGAATCGGGTCTCGGCGAAAAAGACATCACCGTGCTGACCTTGCACCGGGGCTCTAACGTTGTGCCCAACCCTCGCCGCAGCACTGTGCTCGAAGCCAATGATCGGCTTCTGTGCTTTGGCAAGCTTGAAGAGATGCGCGCGATGATCCCCGCGCGCCGTCGTCGTCGGGCGAAAGTGCGGAAACTGCCGCCGCAGCCCGTCGTTGAGGGCTAG
- a CDS encoding RimK/LysX family protein, with amino-acid sequence MIEPTHSNTIVGWREWVALPSIGVPWIKAKIDSGAQSSALHADHIEEFVGADGSEWVRFHVKRWQSSDADSVVVERVIHDRRAVRSSSGHSEDRIVVTIDVELAGRTVVAETSLTNRDEMGFRMLIGREALSQGFLVDSAKSFLGGRAPRDIRRRNRGRR; translated from the coding sequence GTGATAGAACCTACCCATTCAAACACTATTGTGGGCTGGCGTGAATGGGTCGCCCTCCCGAGCATCGGCGTGCCGTGGATCAAAGCAAAGATCGATAGCGGCGCTCAGAGCTCGGCCCTGCACGCCGACCACATCGAAGAATTTGTGGGCGCTGACGGCAGCGAATGGGTTCGTTTTCACGTAAAGCGCTGGCAGAGCTCGGATGCGGATTCGGTCGTCGTCGAACGCGTCATTCACGACCGCCGTGCAGTGCGCAGTTCATCAGGCCACAGTGAAGATCGCATCGTCGTGACCATCGATGTTGAGCTTGCCGGTCGCACGGTTGTTGCCGAAACTAGCCTCACCAATCGTGACGAGATGGGATTCCGGATGCTCATTGGCCGCGAAGCTCTGAGCCAGGGCTTTCTTGTCGACTCCGCCAAGTCGTTTCTCGGCGGGCGAGCCCCTCGTGACATTCGTCGACGCAATCGGGGACGTCGCTGA